The following proteins come from a genomic window of Chelonia mydas isolate rCheMyd1 chromosome 15, rCheMyd1.pri.v2, whole genome shotgun sequence:
- the CCDC92 gene encoding coiled-coil domain-containing protein 92 isoform X1 — MIHGLPTKAITHNIWFLDVRMAASNLENQLHSAQKNLLFLQREHANTLKGLHAEIRRLQQHCTDLTYELTLKSSDLAEIGNSRSDELKRKCEALEAQLKVKEAENNELLKELEQKTAMIMVLENTIKEREKKYLEELKMKSHKLNMLSSELEQRASTIAYLTSQLHATKKKLMSSSGTSDATPSGSPVLSNYKPAPPKDKLPETPRRRMKKSLSTPLNPEFEEAYRLGSDSRKLLLREPVDAMPDPTPFLLARETAEIHLIKERPLVIPPIASERTSGESHSPAKEKQHKAHIGVAHRIHHVTTSQPQPEVETLAVDQVNGSKVVRKHSGTDRTV, encoded by the exons GTTCCTCGATGTCAGGATGGCAGCTTCAAACCTGGAGAACCAGTTGCACAGTGCCCAGAAGAATCTGTTGTTTCTCCAGCGGGAACATGCCAACACACTCAAAGGCTTGCATGCTGAGATTCGACGACTGCAACAACATTGCACAG ATTTGACCTATGAGCTGACTCTGAAAAGTTCAGACCTGGCAG AAATTGGTAATTCAAGAAGTGATGAACTCAAAAGAAAATGTGAAGCACTTGAAGCTCAGCTGAAAGTCAAAGAGGCTGAAAATAATGAATTATTAAAGGAACTGGAACAAAAAACTGCAATGATAATGGTGCTGGAAAACACcattaaagaaagagaaaagaagtatTTAGAAGAGTTAAAAATGAAAAGCCATAAGCTAAATATGCTGTCAAGTGAACTAGAGCAGCGAGCAAGCACTATTGCATATCTAACTTCACAACTGCATGCTACCAAGAAAAAGCTTATGAGTTCAAGTGGGACTTCGGACGCCACCCCATCTGGAAGTCCAGTATTGTCCAACTACAAGCCAGCCCCTCCCAAAGATAAGCTACCTGAGACTCCACGACGCAGAATGAAAAAGAGTCTGTCAACACCACTAAACCCGGAGTTTGAAGAGGCCTATAGATTAGGATCGGATAGCCGAAAGCTGCTGTTGCGAGAGCCTGTTGATGCTATGCCTGATCCCACTCCATTTTTACTGGCCAGGGAAACTGCAGAGATCCACCTGATCAAAGAAAGGCCTTTAGTTATTCCACCCATTGCTTCAGAACGCACATCAGGCGAATCACACAGTCCAGCAAAAGAGAAGCAGCACAAGGCGCATATTGGTGTGGCACATCGAATTCACCATGTAACAACATCCCAGCCTCAGCCTGAGGTTGAAACGTTAGCAGTGGATCAGGTCAATGGAAGTAAAGTGGTCCGAAAGCATTCAGGGACAGACAGAACTGTTTAA
- the CCDC92 gene encoding coiled-coil domain-containing protein 92 isoform X2, producing MAASNLENQLHSAQKNLLFLQREHANTLKGLHAEIRRLQQHCTDLTYELTLKSSDLAEIGNSRSDELKRKCEALEAQLKVKEAENNELLKELEQKTAMIMVLENTIKEREKKYLEELKMKSHKLNMLSSELEQRASTIAYLTSQLHATKKKLMSSSGTSDATPSGSPVLSNYKPAPPKDKLPETPRRRMKKSLSTPLNPEFEEAYRLGSDSRKLLLREPVDAMPDPTPFLLARETAEIHLIKERPLVIPPIASERTSGESHSPAKEKQHKAHIGVAHRIHHVTTSQPQPEVETLAVDQVNGSKVVRKHSGTDRTV from the exons ATGGCAGCTTCAAACCTGGAGAACCAGTTGCACAGTGCCCAGAAGAATCTGTTGTTTCTCCAGCGGGAACATGCCAACACACTCAAAGGCTTGCATGCTGAGATTCGACGACTGCAACAACATTGCACAG ATTTGACCTATGAGCTGACTCTGAAAAGTTCAGACCTGGCAG AAATTGGTAATTCAAGAAGTGATGAACTCAAAAGAAAATGTGAAGCACTTGAAGCTCAGCTGAAAGTCAAAGAGGCTGAAAATAATGAATTATTAAAGGAACTGGAACAAAAAACTGCAATGATAATGGTGCTGGAAAACACcattaaagaaagagaaaagaagtatTTAGAAGAGTTAAAAATGAAAAGCCATAAGCTAAATATGCTGTCAAGTGAACTAGAGCAGCGAGCAAGCACTATTGCATATCTAACTTCACAACTGCATGCTACCAAGAAAAAGCTTATGAGTTCAAGTGGGACTTCGGACGCCACCCCATCTGGAAGTCCAGTATTGTCCAACTACAAGCCAGCCCCTCCCAAAGATAAGCTACCTGAGACTCCACGACGCAGAATGAAAAAGAGTCTGTCAACACCACTAAACCCGGAGTTTGAAGAGGCCTATAGATTAGGATCGGATAGCCGAAAGCTGCTGTTGCGAGAGCCTGTTGATGCTATGCCTGATCCCACTCCATTTTTACTGGCCAGGGAAACTGCAGAGATCCACCTGATCAAAGAAAGGCCTTTAGTTATTCCACCCATTGCTTCAGAACGCACATCAGGCGAATCACACAGTCCAGCAAAAGAGAAGCAGCACAAGGCGCATATTGGTGTGGCACATCGAATTCACCATGTAACAACATCCCAGCCTCAGCCTGAGGTTGAAACGTTAGCAGTGGATCAGGTCAATGGAAGTAAAGTGGTCCGAAAGCATTCAGGGACAGACAGAACTGTTTAA